A window of the Mucilaginibacter sp. cycad4 genome harbors these coding sequences:
- a CDS encoding PhzF family phenazine biosynthesis protein, whose translation MTIPIYQADAFTDKLFGGNPAAICPLNEWLPDVTMQMIAIENNLAETAFFVKNGEGYMLRWFTPEYEIDLCGHATLASAHILFSEMGYEGDIIHFETVKAGTLTVKRDGDKYTMDFPSRPPIPIEAPNGLAEALGEKQPVAFLRSRDYFIVYETEQDIKELTPDFFAMSKMDTVGIIATAPGDNSDFVSRFFAPGAGIPEDPVTGSAHCNLIPYWAKRLGKDSLHAYQLSARRGELWCELKGDRVLMSGKAVTYLKGEIRV comes from the coding sequence ATGACCATCCCCATATACCAGGCCGACGCATTTACTGATAAGCTTTTTGGAGGTAACCCGGCTGCTATTTGCCCGCTTAATGAATGGCTGCCTGATGTTACCATGCAAATGATAGCCATCGAAAATAATCTTGCAGAAACCGCTTTTTTTGTAAAAAACGGGGAGGGTTATATGCTTCGCTGGTTTACGCCCGAGTATGAGATTGATCTTTGCGGGCATGCCACCCTTGCTTCGGCACATATCCTGTTTTCGGAAATGGGTTATGAAGGGGATATCATTCACTTTGAAACAGTAAAAGCCGGAACGCTGACTGTAAAGCGCGATGGCGATAAATATACGATGGATTTTCCGTCGCGCCCGCCAATCCCCATTGAGGCGCCGAACGGACTGGCCGAAGCGCTTGGCGAAAAGCAACCTGTAGCCTTTTTGCGCTCAAGGGATTATTTTATTGTTTATGAAACCGAGCAGGATATCAAAGAGCTTACCCCCGATTTCTTCGCCATGTCAAAAATGGATACGGTAGGGATCATAGCCACCGCTCCCGGCGATAACTCTGATTTTGTTTCCCGCTTTTTTGCGCCAGGGGCGGGTATTCCCGAAGATCCGGTTACCGGATCGGCACATTGTAACCTGATCCCGTATTGGGCAAAACGATTAGGTAAAGATAGCCTCCATGCCTACCAGCTTTCAGCCCGGCGCGGCGAACTTTGGTGTGAGCTTAAAGGCGACCGTGTGCTAATGAGCGGAAAAGCGGTTACTTATTTAAAAGGGGAGATAAGGGTTTAA
- a CDS encoding pepsin/retropepsin-like aspartic protease family protein, protein MPKVYFLLIMLLFTCSFSAAGSEHVTINGITFKNAKPDPDPSPTGDFKTLVIPIKRAGNLIVIEAQIDTLEGNFVLDTGAPYLVLNETYFRYLPHIAEQESAGINGYANSSFTTYIRNFNILELHYPKLRADVTDLSSIENGKGIKILGLLGTKLFADFAITVDLFRNTLYIQKLDENGNIPEAEKVFHDRFMVSPFRMLNDVILMKGTVNDNVLWFAFDSAAETSLLDYRRSKKLIPDMEVISRSKIMGIGGTSIEVIYTRFDNLVVGDRKYMKNRILITNLEKMGNAYGYKIDGVLGYDFFVRGIFTINFVKKEFEMYIYSNQ, encoded by the coding sequence ATGCCTAAGGTTTATTTTCTGTTGATCATGTTGCTTTTTACCTGTAGTTTCAGCGCGGCAGGTAGCGAACATGTGACTATCAATGGCATCACCTTTAAAAATGCAAAACCTGATCCTGATCCATCGCCCACCGGTGATTTTAAAACTTTGGTCATTCCGATAAAAAGGGCGGGGAACCTGATTGTTATTGAAGCTCAGATCGATACGCTCGAGGGTAATTTTGTGCTGGATACCGGTGCACCCTACCTGGTTTTAAATGAAACCTATTTTAGGTATTTGCCACATATAGCCGAACAGGAATCGGCAGGCATTAACGGATATGCCAACAGCTCATTTACAACTTATATCCGCAATTTTAACATCCTTGAATTGCATTACCCAAAGCTCCGGGCCGATGTTACTGATCTGTCATCTATCGAAAACGGTAAGGGGATCAAAATATTGGGATTGCTGGGTACTAAACTATTTGCCGATTTTGCGATCACCGTTGATCTTTTCAGGAACACGCTATATATCCAAAAGCTTGATGAGAATGGCAACATCCCCGAAGCCGAAAAGGTATTTCACGATCGCTTTATGGTAAGCCCTTTCCGTATGCTCAATGATGTTATTTTAATGAAGGGTACTGTTAACGACAATGTGCTTTGGTTTGCTTTTGATAGCGCCGCCGAAACCAGTTTGCTCGACTACCGGCGTTCAAAAAAACTGATCCCTGATATGGAGGTTATCAGCCGCTCAAAAATTATGGGTATCGGCGGTACTTCCATCGAGGTGATCTATACCCGTTTTGATAATTTGGTCGTTGGCGACCGAAAGTACATGAAAAACCGTATTTTAATAACCAATCTCGAAAAAATGGGGAATGCTTACGGCTACAAAATTGATGGTGTTTTAGGATATGACTTTTTTGTGCGCGGCATATTCACCATCAACTTTGTTAAAAAAGAATTTGAAATGTACATTTACAGTAACCAGTAA
- a CDS encoding ATP-binding cassette domain-containing protein, which translates to MGPYILKTDSVHLEFGGRKILQDIFIDCRQGEVVGLLGRNGCGKSSLLRIMFGSLKPSYQHISINDIPILKGYHNGRIAYLPQHSYLPQNIKLKKLAEPVVDPQFRDDFNNHPIYQKYHNQNAGQLSGGELRQLETLMCIYSRADFILLDEPFTHVSPVQTEMFKDIIRKCAKVKGIIVTDHQYYNILDVADRIILITNGATRPIKNPDDLIAHGYLSHIR; encoded by the coding sequence TTGGGCCCATATATTTTAAAAACGGATAGCGTTCATCTTGAGTTTGGCGGGCGTAAGATATTGCAGGATATTTTTATCGATTGCAGGCAGGGCGAAGTGGTTGGTTTGCTTGGACGCAATGGCTGCGGTAAATCATCACTGCTGCGCATTATGTTTGGTTCTTTAAAGCCGTCTTACCAACACATCAGCATAAATGATATTCCAATATTAAAAGGTTATCACAACGGGCGTATCGCTTACCTGCCGCAGCACAGTTACCTGCCGCAAAACATAAAGCTTAAAAAACTTGCCGAACCTGTTGTTGATCCGCAATTCCGGGATGACTTTAACAACCATCCTATTTATCAAAAGTATCATAATCAAAACGCTGGTCAGCTATCCGGGGGAGAACTCAGGCAACTGGAAACCCTGATGTGTATTTACAGCCGGGCCGATTTCATTTTGCTCGATGAGCCATTTACCCATGTTTCTCCGGTACAAACGGAGATGTTTAAAGATATCATCCGTAAGTGTGCAAAAGTAAAAGGTATTATTGTTACCGATCATCAGTATTACAATATCCTGGACGTAGCCGATAGGATTATCCTGATTACCAACGGGGCTACCAGGCCTATTAAAAACCCTGACGATTTGATAGCTCACGGTTATTTAAGCCATATAAGATAA
- a CDS encoding methylated-DNA--[protein]-cysteine S-methyltransferase — protein sequence MKTQQEIDYTRIADAIGFFKENFKAQPKLDEVAEHVNLSPFHFQRMFKDWAGVTPKQFLQYLSVEHAKEILKHEDANVFNTALETGLSGGGRLHDLFIKVEGMTPGEYRNGGAMLHINYSFADTPFGKVIVASTSKGICHMAFVDEGEEKALEQLKISFPNAVYNQLVDRIQQNALFIFTQDWSRLDEIKLHLKGTDFQIKVWETLLKVPAGGLTTYASLAKKAGSENAYRAVGTAVGSNPVAFLIPCHRVIKSTGEIGQYHWGSTRKNAIIGWEAAIKERVE from the coding sequence ATGAAAACTCAACAGGAGATAGATTACACCAGGATAGCCGACGCGATAGGCTTTTTCAAAGAAAATTTTAAGGCGCAACCTAAACTGGATGAAGTTGCGGAACATGTTAATTTAAGTCCCTTCCATTTTCAGCGGATGTTTAAGGATTGGGCAGGGGTGACCCCAAAACAATTCCTGCAATATTTAAGTGTGGAGCATGCCAAGGAGATCTTGAAACATGAAGACGCGAATGTTTTTAATACCGCGCTGGAGACAGGTCTTTCGGGAGGTGGCCGACTACATGATCTTTTTATTAAAGTAGAAGGTATGACCCCTGGCGAATATCGCAACGGCGGTGCCATGCTGCACATCAACTATTCGTTTGCCGATACACCTTTTGGTAAGGTGATCGTTGCTTCAACCTCTAAAGGCATTTGCCATATGGCTTTTGTTGACGAAGGCGAAGAGAAAGCATTGGAGCAACTGAAGATAAGTTTCCCAAATGCGGTATACAACCAATTGGTCGATAGGATCCAGCAGAACGCCTTGTTTATTTTTACGCAGGATTGGAGCCGTCTGGACGAGATCAAGTTGCATTTAAAAGGTACCGATTTCCAGATCAAGGTGTGGGAAACGTTATTGAAAGTGCCTGCCGGAGGATTGACCACTTATGCCTCGCTTGCCAAAAAGGCAGGCAGCGAAAATGCTTACCGCGCAGTTGGCACAGCGGTGGGTAGTAACCCCGTTGCGTTTCTGATCCCTTGCCACCGGGTAATTAAATCAACCGGCGAAATCGGCCAGTATCATTGGGGCAGTACCCGTAAAAACGCAATAATAGGCTGGGAAGCAGCGATAAAGGAGCGGGTTGAATAA
- a CDS encoding DUF488 family protein codes for MDIKVKRVYEPHAEDDGIRILVDRLWPRGIKKEDAHIDKWFKEIAPSNELRKWYNHDPEKFEAFNQKYRAEIEGTKALDELVDYIRQHKTVTLVFSSKEPKLNNAIVLRTIIDERTA; via the coding sequence ATGGATATTAAAGTAAAACGGGTTTATGAGCCACATGCTGAAGATGACGGCATTCGGATTTTGGTGGACCGCCTCTGGCCTCGCGGAATAAAAAAGGAGGATGCCCATATCGATAAATGGTTTAAGGAAATAGCACCATCTAACGAGCTAAGGAAATGGTATAATCACGACCCTGAAAAATTTGAAGCCTTTAACCAAAAGTACCGCGCTGAAATTGAGGGCACAAAGGCTTTGGATGAACTGGTTGATTATATCAGGCAGCATAAAACGGTAACACTGGTGTTTTCTTCAAAGGAGCCGAAATTAAATAATGCAATTGTGTTAAGAACGATAATTGATGAGCGTACCGCCTGA
- a CDS encoding 2OG-Fe(II) oxygenase has translation MTSEQTLKAHIKTLDWDQINKTLHNDGFVIVKQVLGERECDTLISNYDADEYRKTVNMERYRFGYGEYKYYKYPLPAIITDLRESVYPYIVPVANKWMNELGIDKQFPGTHEEMKQLSHEAGQTKPTALILQYTKGGFNTLHQDLYGEVYFPIQMVFMLDQHNRDYTGGEFVITEQIPRAQSKVNVLTPNMGDMVLFTTNFRPVKGSKGYYRVNMKHGISPVHSGKRHSLGIIFHDALS, from the coding sequence ATGACTTCGGAACAAACACTTAAAGCTCACATCAAAACTCTTGATTGGGATCAAATTAATAAAACATTACATAACGACGGTTTTGTAATTGTTAAACAGGTTTTGGGCGAACGTGAATGCGATACATTGATCAGTAATTATGATGCAGACGAATACCGCAAAACCGTTAACATGGAACGCTACAGGTTTGGTTACGGCGAATACAAATATTATAAATACCCGCTGCCTGCAATTATAACCGATTTAAGGGAGAGCGTTTATCCGTACATCGTCCCTGTCGCCAATAAATGGATGAACGAGCTTGGGATTGATAAACAATTCCCCGGTACCCATGAAGAAATGAAGCAGTTAAGCCATGAGGCCGGGCAAACCAAACCTACAGCCCTGATATTACAATATACAAAAGGCGGATTTAACACCCTGCACCAGGACCTTTACGGCGAAGTATATTTCCCTATCCAAATGGTTTTCATGCTCGATCAGCATAACAGGGACTATACCGGCGGCGAATTTGTGATTACCGAGCAAATTCCGCGCGCACAGTCAAAAGTTAATGTACTTACTCCCAACATGGGCGATATGGTTTTATTTACCACTAACTTTAGGCCGGTAAAGGGAAGTAAAGGTTATTACAGGGTGAATATGAAGCACGGCATAAGTCCCGTTCATAGCGGTAAGCGCCATAGCCTGGGCATTATATTTCATGACGCGCTGTCTTAA
- a CDS encoding Type 1 glutamine amidotransferase-like domain-containing protein, with protein MKLLLTSAGISNLSIQNALVELLGKPVAEASALFIPTAIYAIPNGSDIVRRVICGSLGDPFCELGWKSLGLLELTALPSIKKALWVDILRETDALLVGGGDCQYLCYWMQQSGLTDLLPSLLQKMVYVGLSAGSMIMTRYGTTYGNHTLPADTDKSLSFVDFALHPHLDHEWFPDNSLASIEKLAATIPVPSYAIDDQTAIKVIDGIVEVISEGHWKLFTP; from the coding sequence ATGAAGCTACTTCTTACATCTGCCGGAATCAGCAACCTGAGTATTCAAAATGCTTTAGTAGAGCTGTTGGGCAAACCGGTTGCCGAAGCGAGCGCCCTTTTTATCCCCACCGCGATATATGCCATACCCAATGGTAGTGACATAGTACGAAGGGTTATCTGCGGGTCCTTAGGTGACCCTTTTTGCGAATTAGGTTGGAAATCGCTGGGCCTGCTGGAACTTACCGCCTTACCCAGTATCAAAAAAGCGTTATGGGTTGATATACTCCGGGAAACTGATGCTTTACTGGTAGGTGGCGGCGACTGCCAATACCTATGTTACTGGATGCAGCAATCCGGATTGACAGATCTGCTGCCGTCGCTTTTACAAAAGATGGTATATGTTGGCTTGAGCGCCGGTAGTATGATCATGACCCGCTACGGAACTACCTACGGCAACCATACACTACCGGCTGACACCGATAAATCGCTGAGTTTTGTTGATTTTGCATTGCATCCGCATTTGGATCATGAATGGTTTCCGGATAATTCTCTGGCCAGCATTGAAAAACTGGCGGCCACAATACCAGTGCCGTCATATGCAATTGACGATCAAACCGCTATTAAAGTGATTGATGGCATCGTCGAGGTTATTTCAGAAGGACATTGGAAGCTGTTTACTCCATAA
- a CDS encoding sensor histidine kinase, protein MIRSKATTFFIHAAGWLVFLGFPLLFMNRTQQSSAGTYTVLFSPYYWLFCLTYIFMFYLNAWYLVPKFVFRKRYIWYGLIVLLLSGCVYFLQPFDNLLLHNLIKGNKPIATAAPNPQPIGPQITPTGIDSSAPNQQNMPFGPLPHEDLRMQDPSLKPANRIIFIHQSGNIDMVALFIFIIVMGLSVAIATVQKWQLTEQMVTRAEAEKAHAELSFLKAQINPHFLFNTLNNIYALSVTNSEHTSESIMKLSNIMRYVTDEVTEDFVLLQNEIDCINDYIDLQRLRLGKKTKLDFEVSGEIDNQKIPPLILMTFIENVFKYGVSKHQPSVINICLRVNGNQMLFICKNTIFEKRPATERKGIGIANNRQRLQHIYPNKHRLDISAADGNFIVELEINA, encoded by the coding sequence ATGATCCGCTCAAAAGCAACCACTTTTTTTATTCATGCTGCAGGCTGGCTTGTGTTTTTAGGGTTCCCGCTATTGTTCATGAACCGTACGCAGCAAAGCAGCGCCGGTACCTATACGGTATTATTTTCTCCTTACTATTGGCTGTTTTGTCTCACCTATATATTTATGTTTTACCTGAACGCCTGGTACCTGGTGCCAAAGTTCGTGTTCCGTAAAAGATATATCTGGTATGGGCTTATTGTGCTATTACTTTCAGGCTGTGTTTACTTTTTGCAGCCTTTTGATAACCTGCTTCTTCACAATCTCATTAAAGGAAACAAGCCTATAGCAACAGCCGCGCCCAATCCGCAGCCTATAGGCCCGCAAATTACGCCTACAGGTATCGACAGTTCAGCACCCAATCAGCAAAATATGCCTTTTGGCCCGTTGCCGCATGAGGACCTGCGGATGCAGGACCCCAGCCTCAAACCCGCCAACCGCATCATTTTCATTCATCAATCGGGCAATATTGATATGGTGGCGTTGTTTATTTTCATTATTGTAATGGGACTGAGCGTTGCCATTGCCACCGTTCAAAAGTGGCAGCTTACCGAGCAGATGGTTACCCGTGCCGAAGCTGAAAAAGCCCATGCCGAGCTCTCTTTTCTTAAAGCACAGATCAACCCTCATTTCCTGTTCAATACGCTGAATAATATTTATGCCTTATCGGTTACTAACAGTGAGCATACTTCCGAAAGTATCATGAAGCTGTCCAATATAATGCGTTACGTAACTGACGAGGTAACTGAGGATTTTGTATTGCTGCAAAATGAGATTGATTGTATCAATGACTATATCGACCTGCAACGCCTGCGCCTCGGCAAAAAAACAAAGCTTGATTTTGAAGTTTCGGGCGAGATTGACAACCAAAAAATTCCGCCCCTGATACTGATGACCTTTATTGAAAACGTTTTTAAATACGGCGTAAGTAAACATCAGCCATCCGTTATCAATATATGCTTAAGGGTAAACGGCAATCAGATGCTGTTCATTTGCAAAAATACCATTTTCGAAAAACGACCTGCTACCGAACGCAAAGGTATTGGCATTGCCAATAACCGCCAGCGCCTGCAACATATTTACCCTAACAAACACCGGCTTGACATTAGCGCGGCCGATGGCAATTTTATTGTTGAACTGGAGATTAATGCTTAA
- a CDS encoding LytTR family DNA-binding domain-containing protein, with product MQLKCVAIDDEPLALQIIEKYVAEYPALTLVNTFEDAISGGEYLKQNKVDVLFIDINMPDITGIDLVKSLTDKPMIIFTTAYKNYAYEGYELEAVDYLLKPINNLRFGAAIQKAIGYYQYKHTDTTSEGDFLYVHSEYRLIKINIKDIEYIESMQDYIKIHMLGVAKPVLTLMPLKSAIEKLPASKFIRIHRSFVVARDQIRSIHNRKVKLTDIELPVGTNYTDFIKDWHK from the coding sequence ATGCAATTAAAATGTGTAGCTATTGACGATGAGCCGCTGGCCCTTCAGATAATTGAAAAATATGTAGCCGAATATCCCGCGTTAACATTGGTTAATACTTTTGAAGATGCCATATCGGGCGGGGAATACCTGAAACAGAACAAGGTAGATGTGCTGTTCATAGATATTAATATGCCCGACATTACCGGTATCGACCTGGTAAAATCACTGACTGATAAACCGATGATCATTTTTACCACTGCCTATAAAAACTATGCCTACGAAGGATATGAATTGGAGGCGGTGGATTACTTGTTGAAACCCATCAATAACCTGCGCTTTGGTGCGGCAATTCAAAAAGCCATTGGTTATTACCAATACAAACATACCGATACCACAAGTGAAGGCGATTTCCTGTATGTGCATTCAGAATACAGGCTGATCAAGATCAACATTAAAGACATTGAATATATTGAAAGCATGCAGGATTACATCAAGATCCATATGCTGGGCGTGGCTAAACCCGTACTTACCCTTATGCCTTTGAAAAGCGCCATTGAAAAGCTGCCTGCATCAAAGTTTATCCGCATTCACCGCAGCTTCGTGGTAGCGCGTGATCAGATCAGGTCTATCCATAACCGCAAGGTAAAACTAACCGATATAGAGCTTCCTGTAGGCACAAACTATACCGATTTTATTAAAGACTGGCACAAATAA
- a CDS encoding response regulator — MKTAGDKKTILVLDKNSRMLSVIDDIRYYGDFNVHLTYDPNAIYDKAKVINPDLIILDYLLVDNDCELVCRDFKDDKQLCNVPIIIVTAFKTKKSKADSYKCDALFVKPLDMEVLASRIEYLMAS; from the coding sequence ATGAAAACAGCAGGCGACAAAAAAACCATCTTAGTACTTGATAAAAACAGCAGGATGCTATCGGTAATTGATGACATTAGGTACTACGGCGATTTTAATGTGCATTTAACTTATGACCCCAACGCGATATATGACAAGGCCAAGGTGATTAATCCGGACCTGATCATTTTGGACTATTTGTTAGTGGATAATGATTGCGAACTGGTTTGCCGGGACTTTAAGGATGATAAACAATTATGCAATGTACCTATCATCATTGTAACTGCTTTTAAAACAAAAAAATCAAAAGCCGACTCCTACAAATGCGATGCCCTATTTGTAAAACCGCTGGATATGGAAGTACTTGCATCAAGGATTGAATACTTAATGGCATCCTGA
- a CDS encoding PqqD family protein: MKLKSNIATSENGFIFNPATGDSFSGNGMAAQLLGAMKSGKTEDEIKQDILNRYEVSESQLNRDWDNWMMQLKEANLLEI; the protein is encoded by the coding sequence ATGAAACTCAAGAGCAATATAGCCACCAGCGAAAACGGGTTTATTTTTAACCCTGCCACCGGCGATTCGTTTTCTGGTAATGGTATGGCGGCACAACTGCTTGGGGCCATGAAAAGCGGTAAAACGGAAGATGAGATCAAGCAGGACATTCTGAACAGGTATGAAGTGAGCGAAAGCCAGCTTAACAGGGATTGGGATAATTGGATGATGCAGCTAAAAGAAGCAAACCTGCTCGAAATTTAA
- a CDS encoding ATP-grasp domain-containing protein, whose product MQNKYANLCIAVTGLNANDNPGPGMAVIRSLKEYFGDSLRIIGLSYESLEPGIYLREQVNKTYQIPYPTEGTAALIERLAYINRQEKLDLIIPNFDSELFNFIKIAPQLQQMGIATYLPTHQQLALRDKVNLKNFGTKNGFYVPADHKLYTADDIKKAADEFNFPMVIKGKFYEAYVVYTMDQALKAFHQLNAAWGVPVIAQQYIKGNEINIAALGNGKGGNISLVAMRKLYITDKGKAWAGVTIKEDKLTQLAGNFALATNWKGGYEMEIMSNAEGHLYILEINPRFPAWVYLTAAAGQNQPAALAKMAMGQDVEPYTHYQAGKLFVRYSWDHIADIADFQQISAFGEL is encoded by the coding sequence ATGCAAAACAAGTACGCTAATTTATGTATTGCCGTTACCGGGCTTAATGCCAATGACAATCCAGGCCCGGGGATGGCGGTCATCCGTTCTTTAAAAGAGTATTTTGGAGATAGTTTGCGCATAATTGGCCTGTCGTACGAGTCGCTGGAGCCGGGGATCTATCTGCGGGAGCAGGTAAATAAAACTTACCAGATCCCCTATCCAACTGAAGGTACGGCAGCCCTTATTGAACGTTTGGCATATATCAACCGGCAGGAGAAACTTGATCTCATTATCCCCAACTTTGACTCGGAGTTGTTCAATTTTATAAAGATAGCGCCGCAATTGCAGCAAATGGGCATAGCAACCTATCTCCCAACACACCAGCAACTGGCTTTGAGGGATAAGGTGAACCTAAAAAATTTCGGTACAAAAAATGGCTTTTATGTACCTGCAGATCATAAGCTTTACACTGCCGACGACATTAAAAAGGCGGCCGATGAGTTCAATTTCCCCATGGTAATAAAAGGGAAATTCTATGAGGCTTACGTGGTTTACACGATGGATCAGGCGCTGAAAGCCTTTCATCAATTGAATGCAGCCTGGGGCGTACCGGTAATAGCCCAGCAATATATCAAAGGCAACGAAATCAATATCGCAGCCCTGGGTAATGGCAAAGGCGGCAACATCAGTTTGGTGGCCATGCGCAAGCTTTATATTACCGATAAAGGCAAGGCCTGGGCGGGCGTTACCATTAAAGAAGATAAGCTTACCCAACTGGCCGGCAACTTTGCCCTTGCAACCAACTGGAAAGGCGGTTACGAAATGGAGATCATGAGCAACGCCGAAGGGCATTTATATATATTGGAAATTAACCCCCGGTTTCCGGCATGGGTTTATTTAACCGCTGCTGCAGGCCAAAACCAGCCAGCCGCATTGGCCAAAATGGCCATGGGGCAAGATGTTGAACCCTATACTCATTACCAGGCCGGCAAATTATTTGTCAGGTATTCGTGGGACCATATTGCCGACATTGCCGATTTTCAGCAGATCTCGGCGTTTGGCGAATTATAA